The Trueperaceae bacterium genomic interval TCGCTCCCGACGCGTTGCGTGATGCGGAGGCGCAGTTCGTGGGCGCTGGTGGCGTGCGCGGCGGCGTCGGCCAGGGTGACGGTGCCGGCGAGGTAGAGCTCCACGAGCGACGCGTCGAAGGCGTGCATCCCGACGAGGTTGGCCTGCTGCAGCGCTTCGCGGACGACGGCGGTCTTGTCGGGGTCGCGGATCGCGTCGCGCACGAGGGGGGTGTTGACGAGGACCTCGGTGGCGAGGGCCCGGCCGGCGCCGTCGGCGCGGGGCAGCAACCGTTGACTGAGGATCCCGAGGAGGCTCTCGGACAGCATCGCGCGAATCGCGTCGCGTTCGAAGGGCGCGAAGAAATCGATGATGCGGTAGATCGTGCGGACGGCGTCCAGGGTGTGCAGCGTCGACATCACCAGGTGGCCGGTCTGGGCCGCGGTGAGGGCCGCCTCGACCGTCGCTTTGTCGCGCATCTCGCCGATCATCAGGACGTCGGGGTCCTGCCGCATGGCGTACTTCAGGGCGTCGGCGAAGTCGCTGGTGTCGAGGCCGATTTCGCGTTGGACGACGAGGCTGCTGCGGTTGGCGTGCAGGAACTCGATGGGGTCCTCGATCGTGATGACGTGTTTGCGGGAGCGTCGGTTGATGTGGTCCACCATCGCCGCGAGGCTGGTGGTCTTCCCCGACCCGGTGGGGCCGGTGACGAGCACGAGGCCGCGCCGGCGTTCCGCCCACCCCTGCACGACGTCGCTCGGCAAGCCGAGCGCTTCGAAGCCGGGGATGGCGTCCTGGACGACGCGTAGCGCCAGCCCGACGGAGCCGCGTTGGCGGTAGGCGTTGCAGCGGAAGCGCGCGACGTCGGGCAGCGTGAAGGCGAAATCGAGTTCGTGCCGGTGCGCGAACGTCGCCCGTTGGGCCTCCTGCATGATCGCCTGGGCGATCGATTCGGTCGTGGCGGCGTCGAGGACGGGGGCGCCCTCGACGGGGCGCAGGTCGCCATCGATGCGGACGTGCGGCGCCGCGCCGGCGTGCAGGTGCACGTCGGACGCCCCGCGCGCGACGGCGTCGCGCAGCAGGTCGGTCAGCGGGAGGCCGCCGGGTGGCGACGGCGCGTCGCCGGGGGCGTCGCGCGAAGGGGAACGGTCGGGGGCGTCGGTCATGGCGACCTCCTCACGCCCGAGGATACGCGGTCCACGCCGCGCGCGCGGTGCGCCCCCGCCCGCGCTGGGGTGGCGGGGGACGTGAGGGGTGGTGGGGGGTCAGAGGATCTTGGAGAGGAAGCCGCGGGTGCGTTCCTCCTGCGGGTTCTCGAAGAAGTGCTCGGGCGTCCCGACCTCCACGATTTGGCCGGCGTCCATGAAGATGACGCGGTCGCCGACCTCGCGGGCGAAGCCCATCTCGTGCGTCACGACCACCATCGTCATGCCCTCCTTGGCGAGGGTGACCATGACCTGCAGCACCTCGCCGATCACCTCGGGGTCGAGGGCGCTGGTGGGCTCGTCGAACAGCATGACCTTGGGCTCCATCGTCAGGGCCCGCGCGATGGCGACGCGCTGTTGTTGCCCGCCGGACAACTGTCCGGGGTACTTCTGCGCCTGCTCGGGAATGCCGACCTTCTCGAGGAAGTACGTCGCGCGCTCCTCGGCCTTCGACTTCTTCCATTTCCGGACCCGGATCGGCGCGAGCGTGATGTTCTCCATGACGGTGAGGTGCGGGAACAGGTTGAACTGTTGGAACACCATGCCGGTCTCGCGGCGGATCAGGTCGATGTTGCGCACGTCGTCGGTGAGGGGCGTCCCGTCGACCGTGATGACGCCCTCCTGGTGTTCCTCGAGGCGGTTGACGCAACGGATCAGGGTGGACTTGCCCGACCCCGAGGGCCCGATGACGACGACGACCTCCCCGCGGTTGACGGACAGGTCGATGTCCTTGAGGACGTGGAAATCGCCGAACCACTTGTTGAGCCCGTCGATCGTGATGATGCGCTCGCCGCCCTCGGGGGCGTGCGCTTCGACGCGGGGCACGGTTTCGGTTGCACTCACGATGGACCTCCTCGGGCGGGCCGCCCGGTGCGCACCTCAGCGTTCACCGACGCCGAGCTCCTTCTCGAGTTGACGACGGGCGATGGGCATGCGGTAGGTGAAGAACCAGTACACGACCGCCATGAAGAGCGAGATCTCGAGCAGGACGCC includes:
- a CDS encoding amino acid ABC transporter ATP-binding protein, whose amino-acid sequence is MSATETVPRVEAHAPEGGERIITIDGLNKWFGDFHVLKDIDLSVNRGEVVVVIGPSGSGKSTLIRCVNRLEEHQEGVITVDGTPLTDDVRNIDLIRRETGMVFQQFNLFPHLTVMENITLAPIRVRKWKKSKAEERATYFLEKVGIPEQAQKYPGQLSGGQQQRVAIARALTMEPKVMLFDEPTSALDPEVIGEVLQVMVTLAKEGMTMVVVTHEMGFAREVGDRVIFMDAGQIVEVGTPEHFFENPQEERTRGFLSKIL
- a CDS encoding PilT/PilU family type 4a pilus ATPase; this encodes MTDAPDRSPSRDAPGDAPSPPGGLPLTDLLRDAVARGASDVHLHAGAAPHVRIDGDLRPVEGAPVLDAATTESIAQAIMQEAQRATFAHRHELDFAFTLPDVARFRCNAYRQRGSVGLALRVVQDAIPGFEALGLPSDVVQGWAERRRGLVLVTGPTGSGKTTSLAAMVDHINRRSRKHVITIEDPIEFLHANRSSLVVQREIGLDTSDFADALKYAMRQDPDVLMIGEMRDKATVEAALTAAQTGHLVMSTLHTLDAVRTIYRIIDFFAPFERDAIRAMLSESLLGILSQRLLPRADGAGRALATEVLVNTPLVRDAIRDPDKTAVVREALQQANLVGMHAFDASLVELYLAGTVTLADAAAHATSAHELRLRITQRVGSEDAPSEREVERLAQVAGPGPTPAPRGDGSGA